A single genomic interval of Streptomyces sp. 1222.5 harbors:
- a CDS encoding ABC transporter substrate-binding protein, producing MTGRRRTASTFLHSLSRPGRAGALYLGAMALCASFTAGCGVIPGATGGSGDDPIKVMTWAPQDTDATNKPGMPAMARAYAKWINAQGGLGGREVEVLTCNDHNDSVGAAKCARRAAKEDVVAVVGSYSQFGDSYLAPLEGAGIPYIGGYGVTNDEFTGPMSYPVNGGQPALLAGLGRALAETCGNVSLVRPDSIAGDELPTMLDSGLKAGGHANADDQLAAEDATEYGGQADRALRDATEDVLKKGCVVPALGDRTDTFMDSFRRAREDFPDVRMATVLGSVDQTVINATGGASSPYEGAYITGWYPPASDARWAQMKDVINKEAFGDNRIDPADAGVQTTWIAYTVLKAVLEKIGEGEVSADTVRRTLNDDLRVSTGGLTPTLHWPYESKLAGVGFPRLVNANVTLQVVQGGRLVAARKGIGGSNGIADMTRTLENADVQ from the coding sequence ATGACCGGCAGGCGACGCACCGCTAGTACTTTCCTCCACTCCTTGTCCCGCCCCGGCAGAGCCGGCGCCCTGTACCTGGGCGCGATGGCCCTCTGTGCGTCGTTCACCGCCGGATGCGGGGTCATCCCCGGTGCCACGGGGGGCTCCGGGGATGACCCGATCAAGGTGATGACCTGGGCGCCGCAGGACACCGACGCCACGAACAAGCCCGGCATGCCCGCCATGGCCCGCGCCTACGCCAAGTGGATCAACGCCCAGGGTGGCCTCGGCGGCCGGGAGGTCGAGGTCCTGACCTGCAACGACCACAACGACAGCGTGGGCGCCGCGAAGTGCGCCCGCCGCGCGGCGAAGGAGGACGTCGTCGCGGTCGTCGGGTCCTACAGCCAGTTCGGCGACTCCTACCTCGCCCCGCTGGAGGGCGCCGGCATCCCCTACATAGGCGGCTACGGCGTCACCAACGACGAGTTCACCGGCCCCATGTCGTATCCGGTCAACGGCGGTCAGCCGGCCCTGCTCGCCGGTCTCGGCCGGGCCCTCGCCGAGACGTGCGGCAACGTTTCGCTGGTCCGCCCCGACAGCATCGCGGGCGACGAGCTGCCCACGATGCTCGACTCGGGGCTGAAGGCGGGCGGGCACGCGAACGCGGACGACCAGCTGGCCGCCGAGGACGCCACCGAGTACGGCGGCCAGGCCGACCGGGCGCTGCGCGACGCCACCGAGGACGTCCTGAAGAAGGGCTGTGTGGTGCCCGCGCTCGGGGACCGCACCGACACCTTCATGGACTCCTTCCGGCGGGCTCGGGAGGACTTCCCCGACGTGCGCATGGCGACCGTGCTCGGCAGTGTCGACCAGACGGTGATCAACGCCACGGGCGGCGCGTCCAGCCCGTACGAGGGCGCCTACATCACTGGCTGGTACCCGCCGGCGTCGGACGCGCGGTGGGCCCAGATGAAGGACGTGATCAACAAGGAGGCCTTCGGCGACAACCGCATCGACCCCGCGGACGCCGGAGTGCAGACCACCTGGATCGCCTACACGGTGCTCAAGGCCGTCCTGGAGAAGATCGGCGAGGGCGAGGTCAGCGCCGACACGGTGCGCCGGACCCTCAACGACGATCTGCGGGTCTCCACCGGGGGCCTCACCCCGACGCTGCACTGGCCCTACGAGAGCAAGCTCGCCGGGGTCGGCTTCCCCCGACTGGTCAACGCGAACGTGACCCTTCAGGTGGTCCAGGGCGGCAGGCTGGTCGCGGCCCGCAAGGGCATCGGCGGCAGCAACGGCATCGCCGACATGACGAGGACGCTGGAGAACGCGGACGTGCAGTGA